The nucleotide window ACCGTATTCACGCTGAAGCGCACGGCGCTGTTGAAGGCGCCTTCGAGCTGCAGCTGCAGCAGGTTGTTGACGAAGGACCAGGCATCGCCCAGGTTGGCGAACACGTTGGTCACGCCCTGGCGCGCCACGCCGGGCACCACGTCCTTGTAGGCCGTGGCCACGGGCTTGACGACGGCGCCGTCCACGTCGTCGTTGAAGCGGGACATGGCGCGGTTGTAGCCCTCGAAAGGGTCGGCGGGGTTGGCCTGCGGGCCGCTGGCGCAGCCGGCCAGCAGCGCGGCGCCGAGCAGCGCGGCGGCCGCAACGTGGCCGCGCGCAGCGGCGGAGGGGGTCGTCGTGGAGGTCATTTCTTGTTGGAGTTTCCGGGGGCGCTGCCGCCCTCCTCGGCCTTGCCGTAGAGGAACTGGCCGATGAGGTTTTCCAGCACCACGGCGGACTGGGTGGAGGTCACCTTGTCGCCGTTGGCGAGGTTCTTCTCGTCGGCACCGGGGTCGATGCCGATGTACTGGTCGCCCAGCAGGCCGCTGGTCAGGATCTTGAGCGAGCTGTCGCGGGGAAACTTGTAGCTGTCCTGCAGCGACAGCGTCACCTGGGCCTGGTAGGTGGTGTCGTCGAACGCGATCGACTCCACGCGCCCGACCACCACGCCGGCGCTGCGCACCGCCGCCTTGGGCTTGAGCCCGCCGATGTTGTCGAACAGCGCCGTAACGCGGTAGCCCGACTGGAAGCTGATATTGAGCAGGTTGGCCGACTGCAGCGCCAGGAAAACCAGCGCCGCAGCGCCGATCATGACGAACAGGCCGACCCAGACATCGTTCTTGGAATGCTGCATGGTTGTTTTGTCTTTCAAATGCTGAACATCAGGGCCGTGAGGACGAAGTCCAGGCCCAGCACGGCCAGCGACGCCATGACCACGGTGCGCGTGGTGGCACGCGACACCCCCTCGGGCGTGGGCTTGGCGGCGTAGCCCTGCAGCAGCGCCACGAAAGTCACCGTGAGGCCGAACACGAAGCTCTTGAGCACGCCGTTGCCCAAATCCTGCCAGACATCGACACCGCTTTGCATCTGGCCCCAAAAGGCCCCACCGTCAACCCCGATCATCAGCACGCCCACGATCCAGCCGCCGATCACGCCCACGGCGCTGAACACCGCCGCCAGCAGCGGCATCACGATCACGCCGGCCCAGAAGCGCGGCGCCAGGATGCGGCTGACCGGGTCCACCGCCATCATTTCCATGGCACTGAGCTGCTCGCCCGCCTTCATCAGGCCGATCTCGGCCGTGAGCGAGGTGCCCGCACGTCCGGCGAACAGCAGTGCCGTGACCACGGGCCCGAGCTCGCGCACCAGCGACAGCGCCACGAGCAGGCCCAGCGCCTCGGCCGAGCCATAGCGCTGCAGCGTGTAGTAGCCCTGCAGCCCGAGCACGAAGCCCACGAACAGGCCCGACACGGCGATGATGGACAGCGAGTAGTTGCCCAGGAAGTGGATCTGGTCGCCCACGAGCTGCGGACGGCGCAGCGCCGTGCCCAGCAGGCGCAGCAATTGCACGAACAGGCGCGTGCCCTGGCCGACGTCCGCCAGCTTGCCGCGCACGGCATGGCCCACATGGGCGGGGTGCCACCAGCTCATCGGCCACCTCCACCGTAGGACGTTCCGGCCGGACCGAAATCCTGCGCCACCTCGGGGCCGGGGTAATGAAAGGGCACCGGCCCCGTGGGCAACGCGTTGACGAACTGGTGCACCAGCGGGTCCTGGCTGGCGCGCACCTCTTCGGGCGTGCCCTGGGCGGCCACGCAGCCGGGGCCCAGGACGATGACGTGGTCTGCCACGCGGAAGGTTTCGTCGAGGTCGTGCGACACCAGGATGGTGGTCAGCCCCATGGCATCGTTGAGGCGGCGGATGAGCTGGGCCGCCGTGCCCAGGGAAATCGGGTCGAGCCCGGCGAAAGGCTCGTCGTACATGACCAGTTCCGGGTCCAGGACGATGGCCCGCGCCAACGCCACGCGCCGCGCCATGCCGCCCGAAACCTGGCTGGGCATCAGGTCGCGCGCGCCGCGCAGCCCGACGGCGTGCAGCTTCATCAGCACGATGTCGCGCACCAGCTCGTTCGGCAGATCGGTGTGCTCGCGCAGCGGAAAGGCCACGTTCTCGAACACGCTCATGTCGGTGAACAAGGCGCCGAACTGGAACAGCATGCCCATGCGGCGGCGCGCTGCGAAAAGCTGCTCGCGCGCCATGGCGCCCACGTCCTGCCCGTCGAACAGCACCTGGCCCTGCTGCGCGCGCTGCTGGCCGCCGATCAGGCGCAGCACCGTGGTCTTGCCGCCGCCCGAGGCGCCCATCAGCGCCGTGACCTTGCCACGCGGCACCTGCAGCGAGACGTCGCGCAGGATCACGCGCTCGCCATACGAGAACGTGACGTTGCGCAGTTCCACCAAAAGAGCGGGTTCAGCCATGCTGCGGAGGGGTTGGGGG belongs to Acidovorax sp. YS12 and includes:
- the mlaD gene encoding outer membrane lipid asymmetry maintenance protein MlaD; its protein translation is MQHSKNDVWVGLFVMIGAAALVFLALQSANLLNISFQSGYRVTALFDNIGGLKPKAAVRSAGVVVGRVESIAFDDTTYQAQVTLSLQDSYKFPRDSSLKILTSGLLGDQYIGIDPGADEKNLANGDKVTSTQSAVVLENLIGQFLYGKAEEGGSAPGNSNKK
- the mlaE gene encoding lipid asymmetry maintenance ABC transporter permease subunit MlaE → MSWWHPAHVGHAVRGKLADVGQGTRLFVQLLRLLGTALRRPQLVGDQIHFLGNYSLSIIAVSGLFVGFVLGLQGYYTLQRYGSAEALGLLVALSLVRELGPVVTALLFAGRAGTSLTAEIGLMKAGEQLSAMEMMAVDPVSRILAPRFWAGVIVMPLLAAVFSAVGVIGGWIVGVLMIGVDGGAFWGQMQSGVDVWQDLGNGVLKSFVFGLTVTFVALLQGYAAKPTPEGVSRATTRTVVMASLAVLGLDFVLTALMFSI
- a CDS encoding ABC transporter ATP-binding protein — translated: MAEPALLVELRNVTFSYGERVILRDVSLQVPRGKVTALMGASGGGKTTVLRLIGGQQRAQQGQVLFDGQDVGAMAREQLFAARRRMGMLFQFGALFTDMSVFENVAFPLREHTDLPNELVRDIVLMKLHAVGLRGARDLMPSQVSGGMARRVALARAIVLDPELVMYDEPFAGLDPISLGTAAQLIRRLNDAMGLTTILVSHDLDETFRVADHVIVLGPGCVAAQGTPEEVRASQDPLVHQFVNALPTGPVPFHYPGPEVAQDFGPAGTSYGGGGR